The Pseudomonas sp. KU26590 genomic sequence ACTGGAAGCCTTCTTCCGTTTAGGAACTCACCTTGATGCGCGTTTTTCTTCTGCTTTTATTGCTTTTTCCGGTGCTCGAGCTGTTCGTGCTGGTGAAAGTCGGGATGTCGATCGGCTTCCTGCCGACCTTCCTGCTGGTCGTTGCCGGGTCGATGCTCGGTGTTTTCGTGGTACGGATCGCCGGTGTGGCCACCGCGTTGAGCGCCCGTCAGAGTCTGGCCCGTGGCGAGCTGCCCGCGCAGCAGATGCTCAATGGCTTGATGATGACCATCGGCGGTGGCTTGCTCGTGCTGCCTGGCTTCATCAGTGACGTGCTGGGCCTGCTTTTTCTGATGCCGTTTACCCGTCGCCTGATCGTCGGCAAGGTGCGCAACCGCGCAGAGGCCCAGGCTGCGCGCCAGCGTGCGTTTGCCGAGAACATGCATGCGGCCAATTCGGCAGGCCCCATGCACCCCGGTGCTGCCCGTCCTGAGGCACGCCGCCCCGAAGTCATCGAGGGTGAAGTGATCGAAGGCGAATACGAGCCACTGGATAAAAAGTAATCAAAAGTCTCCACATCACGGCACCTGCGGGTGCCGTGCTCGTTTTCGCGACCGCTATTCATGCAAAAAATTTCTGCGGTCAGCCTTGAATTCGGCTTGCTCGCCCTTATGTATGGGTCACCGCAAGGTTTCTGGCGCGTTTCGTCAGACCGTATTCTGCGGTTCGCTCGCGAACCGTAACCGGCAAGCCCGGATGTTTTAACCCGCCGGTGTTCGCACCGGGCGTTTAAAAACCATAATTAGGAGATCGACAATGAAGCTTCGTCCTCTGCATGACCGCGTCGTAATCCGTCGCAGCGAAGAAGAAACAAAAACTGCTGGCGGTATCGTGCTGCCTGGTTCGGCTGCTGAAAAACCTAACCGTGGCGAAATCCTCGCCGTCGGTAACGGTCGCATCCTGGACAACGGTGAAGTACGCGCGCTGGCCGTGAAAGTGGGTGACAAAGTGGTGTTCGGCCCTTACTCCGGCAGCAACACTGTGAAAGTAGACGGCGAAGACCTGCTGGTGATGAGCGAGAACGAAATTCTCGCGGTCGTCGAAGGCTGAGTTGATACCCCATTTCCCGTTACTACAAAGTATTTAAGGAATAACGATCATGGCTGCTAAAGAAGTTAAGTTCGGCGATGCTGGCCGTAAAAAAATGCTGGCTGGTGTCAACGTCCTGGCCGACGCAGTAAAAGCAACCCTGGGCCCAAAAGGCCGTAACGTCATCATCGAAAAAAGCTTCGGCGCTCCTCTGATCACCAAAGACGGTGTGTCGGTCGCCAAAGAAATCGAGCTGAAAGACCGTTTCGAAAACATGGGCGCGCAGCTGGTCAAAGACGTTGCTTCCCGTGCAAACGATGACGCTGGCGACGGTACCACTACCGCCACCGTTCTGGCTCAAGCCATCGTCAACGAAGGCCTGAAAGCCGTCGCTGCCGGCATGAACCCGATGGACCTGAAGCGCGGCATCGACAAGGCGACCATCGCCATTGTTGCCGAGCTGAAGAAGCTGTCCAAGCCTTGCACCGACACCAAGGCAATTGCCCAGGTCGGTACCATCTCGGCCAACTCGGACAATTCCATCGGCGACATCATTGCCGAAGCCATGGAAAAAGTGACCAAAGACGGCGTTATCACCGTTGAAGAAGGTTCGGGTCTGGAAAACGAGCTGTCTGTTGTTGAAGGCATGCAGTTTGACCGTGGCTACCTGTCCCCGTACTTCATCAACAAGCCGGACACCATGGTTGCCGAGCTGGACAGCCCGCTGCTGCTGCTGGTTGACAAGAAGATCTCCAACATCCGCGAAATGCTGCCCGTTCTGGAAGCCGTTGCGAAAGCTGGCCGTCCTCTGCTGATCGTGGCTGAAGACGTTGAAGGCGAAGCACTGGCGACTCTGGTCGTGAACAACATGCGCGGCATCGTGAAAGTTGCAGCGGTCAAGGCCCCTGGCTTCGGCGACCGTCGCAAGGCCATGCTGCAGGACATCGCTGTTCTGACTGGCGGTACCGTTATCTCGGAAGAGATCGGCCTGAGCCTGGAAACCGCTACCCTGGAACACCTGGGTAATGCCAAGCGCGTTATCTTGAACAAAGAAAACACCACGATCATCGACGGTGCTGGCGTTCGTGCCGACATCGACGGTCGTATCGCGCAGATCCGTCAGCAGATCGGCGACACGTCTTCGGACTACGACAAAGAGAAGCTGCAAGAGCGTCTGGCCAAGCTGTCGGGCGGCGTTGCAGTGATCAAGGTCGGTGCTGGTTCCGAAGTTGAAATGAAAGAGAAGAAAGCCCGCGTTGAAGACGCCTTGCACGCAACCCGTGCAGCCGTTGAAGAAGGCGTGGTGCCTGGCGGTGGTGTTGCTCTGGTTCGTTCGCTGCAGGCGATTTCCGAACTGCGTGGCGACAACGCTGATCAGGACGTCGGTATCGCTCTGCTGCGTCGTGCTGTTGAAGCGCCTCTGCGTCAGATCGTTGCGAACTCGGGCGACGAGCCTAGTGTTGTGGTCGACAAGGTCAAGCAAGGTACTGGTAACTACGGTTACAACGCTGCGAGCGGCGAGTACGGCGACATGATCGAGATGGGTATTCTCGATCCGGCCAAGGTGACGCGTTCTGCTCTGCAGGCTGCTTCGTCGATCGCCAGTCTGATGATCACTACTGAGGCGATGATTGCTGATGTGGCTGATGATAAGGCAGCGGGTGGCGGTATGCCTGATATGGGCGGCATGGGTGGTATGGGCGGCATGATGTAAGCCAGCCGTACCCCGATGTAGAAAAAACCCCGCTTCGGCGGGGTTTTTTTATGGGTGCTTTTCTGTTTTTAGTAAGAGCGGGTTCAGCGGGGAAGTGCGCGTTGGGGTCTGCCTAACGGCAGACGTTTCGCCTTCGGCGAGTTACTTGGAAAAGCACCCCAAGTAACCAAGGGTGCTTGCTCCTGGTTGGGCTCCTCCTTCGTCGGAGTACCCTCACTCCGGCCTCGCTCCGTGGGCCCGCGCCGAACGGACATCCATGTCCTGACGGCGCTCTCGCGGCATCCATGCCGCTCGGCCCACTCCGCAAGACCTGCGTTCAGCCTGCACCCAAGTCGCGTTTGGCGGTGACTGGGCTTTTTGTGTACGAAGATCAAAAGCAGATGCAGATCAACGGCTTCCCGGCTAAAGCCGGTCCTACTGAGTGAATGCATTCCTCTGTAGGAGCCGGCTTGCTGGCGAATGCGCCGTTTCAGGCGACACTGTCGTGGCTGACCCACCGCGTTCGCCAGCAAGCCGGCTCCTACAAATTGGCCGTGCCCGGATGAGATCGATCTGGATCGTTCCCACGCTCTGCGTGGGCATGCATCCCGTGACGCTCCGCGTCATCCTGAAATAGCTACTACCCCGAAACCACTTCTCCACTCACCGCCACGTCCTTCTTCTTCGCCGGCCGGTACAGCACGAAGTAGTACGCCCCCAAACAAAGCAGCCAGCAGAACACGGCTGTCCAGATGTTGTGGGAGAAGAAGTGCGCCCCTTGAAGCATTCGGCCGATGGAGAAGACGGTGCCCAGGCCCGCCGCGAAGATCAGGCCGGCTTTGGCCAGGCGGGGTTTGCGGTCGCGGAAGACGAAGAACAGGGCGAACAAGGTAAAGCCCGTCGCCGCGTGACCGCCGGGCCAGCAGCGGCCGGGTTTGTCGGTTTGGGGGCGGGAGCTGAGGAGTTCGCTGTAGGTTTCCTGGCCGCCGAATTCTTTCAGGCTCCACGGGCACTGCACCGATGTCACCACTTTCACCGGCGTGACGAAGCTGGTGGATAACGCCATCGACAGCACCATGCAACCCAGTTCACGCTTCCAGGGCTTCAGCGCACTGACAAAGAACGAGGCGATGAAGCTGACGAAGGACAACACGCCAATCGCGATGACGGCCTGTTTGGCGCGGTCATGCAGGATGTCTTCGAGAAAGAAGCTGTGCCGACCGATGAACTCGCCCGCGACCGGGTCGTAGGCCAGTTTGGCGATGTCCATGTCCAGCGAAGTCAGTTCCAGCAATATCAGGACGATGGCGGTGACGGCCGGGATGCCCAGGTAAACCCAGAAGTTGATCGGGCGTGAGGCGGGCCGTTCGAGTGCGTGTGACATGGCAAATCCCGTGTAGTGGGCGAGGGGAGAGCGGGAGTATATAGAGCCGGAGCGGTGCGAAGTCTGAGCAGAACGCTGTCGTGGCGCTGTGAACCGCGAGTGAAAAAAACGTTATGCACGTCGGCGCTGGCCCTTGAGCGCGCATCGCCGTAAGCTGCCGCCAACTCTGACCTTGTTGAGCGGCATCTCGCGCCGTGTCCCGGGTCTCGCCACACCGCATAGGGAGATACGCGCCGTGAGAATTCTGCTGGTTGAAGACAACCGCGACATCCTGGCAAACCTCGCCGACTACCTCGGTTTGAAGGGTTACACCGTTGATTGCGCGCAAGACGGTCTGTCCGGCCTGCACTTGGCGGCCACCGAGCATTACGACTTGATCGTGCTCGACATCATGCTGCCCGGCATCGACGGCTACACCCTGTGCAAGCGCCTGCGTGAAGACGCGCGTCGCGATACGCCGGTGATCATGCTGACTGCCCGCGACCAGCTTGACGACCGGCTTCAGGGTTTCCGCTCCGGCGCGGATGACTACCTGCTCAAGCCCTTTGCGCTGTCGGAACTGGCGGCGCGCATCGAAGCGGTGTTGCGTCGTGCTCAGGGCGGCGGGCGGCGGACCTTGCAGGTCGCCGATTTGATTTACGATCTCGACACCCTGGAAGTGACCCGCGAAGGGCGTCTGCTCAAACTCAACCCGGTTGGGCTTAAGTTGCTCGCGGTGTTGATGCAGAAGAGCCCGCACGTCCTGCGTCGTGAAGTCCTCGAAGAAGCCCTGTGGGGCGATGACTGCCCGGACAGCGACAGCTTGCGCAGCCATGTTCACCAGTTGCGTCAGGTCATCGACAAGCCGTTCCCCAAGCCGCTGCTGCAGACCGTTCACGGTGTCGGATACCGCCTCGCCGAGGGGCGTGATGGAGTTTAAGCAGAGCCTTGCCCAGCGGATCATCATTGCCTTCGCCCTGATGAGTGCGTTGGTTGCCGGGTGCTTCGCCATGGGCATTGTCGCGACGGTGCACCTGGTCGAAGAGAAGTTGATTTCAGCGGGGCTGGGCGGCGACCTGAACCGTCTGCTGCTGATGGACAGCGTCAACGACTGGAACCATCGCCCGGAACCGGATCAGCTGTTTTACTTCAGCGGCGGTCCGGGGGACTTCGAGCTGCCGAAGGATCTTCGTCATCTGGAGTCGGGCTTTCACGAAGTCTTTCGCGGGCCGTTGTCCTACCACGCCATGGTTGAGATCGTCGACGGTCGCCACTATGTGCTGCTTCAGGACCAAAGCGATTTTGAAGAGCGTGAGCGCGTGCTGTTCGCCGTCGTGCTGGTGGGCTTTGTGCTGGCGCTGGCGCTGGCGATTTTCCTCGGCTGGATACTGGCGCGTCGGGTGATGGCGCCGGTGGTGCGGCTGGCCCGGCAGGTGCGTCATCGCGATCAGTTGCTCGGCCTTGCGCCGCCGCTGGCCCCTGATTACGCCGCCGACGAAGTGGGTGAGCTGGCGGTGGCCTTTGACGCGACCCTGGGCCGTCTGCGTGATGCCCTGACCCGCGAGCGGATGTTCACCAGCGACGTCAGCCACGAGCTGCGCACGCCGTTGATGGTGCTGGCCAGTTCCTGTGAGCTGCTGCTGGAAAACCCGGCGCTGGATCAGCGCGCACGGGCCCAGGTCGAACGCGTGGCGCGGGCGTGCGAAGAAATGCGCGATCTGGTGCAGACGTTCCTGATGCTGGCCCGCACTCAACGCGACGACCTTGCCCTCTACCCGCAACTGACGCTGCAGGGAGCCGCTCAACAGCTCATCAGCCTGTGGCGCGAGCCGATCGAAAGCAAAGGCCTGACCCTGGAATACCTGCCCGGCGAGCCCTCCGAAACCGCTTACAACGCCACCTTTCTCTATGCCGTGATGGGCAACTTGCTGCGCAACGCGTTGCACTACACCGACACCGGCTTTATCCGCCTGACACTGCGCGAAGGCGGGTTCATGGTTGAGGATTCTGGTGTGGGTATCCCGGAAGAAAAACGTGAGGCGATGTTTCAGCCGTTCGTGCGCG encodes the following:
- a CDS encoding FxsA family protein, which codes for MRVFLLLLLLFPVLELFVLVKVGMSIGFLPTFLLVVAGSMLGVFVVRIAGVATALSARQSLARGELPAQQMLNGLMMTIGGGLLVLPGFISDVLGLLFLMPFTRRLIVGKVRNRAEAQAARQRAFAENMHAANSAGPMHPGAARPEARRPEVIEGEVIEGEYEPLDKK
- a CDS encoding sensor histidine kinase — encoded protein: MEFKQSLAQRIIIAFALMSALVAGCFAMGIVATVHLVEEKLISAGLGGDLNRLLLMDSVNDWNHRPEPDQLFYFSGGPGDFELPKDLRHLESGFHEVFRGPLSYHAMVEIVDGRHYVLLQDQSDFEERERVLFAVVLVGFVLALALAIFLGWILARRVMAPVVRLARQVRHRDQLLGLAPPLAPDYAADEVGELAVAFDATLGRLRDALTRERMFTSDVSHELRTPLMVLASSCELLLENPALDQRARAQVERVARACEEMRDLVQTFLMLARTQRDDLALYPQLTLQGAAQQLISLWREPIESKGLTLEYLPGEPSETAYNATFLYAVMGNLLRNALHYTDTGFIRLTLREGGFMVEDSGVGIPEEKREAMFQPFVRGTEQRGEGLGLGLSLVQRICENQGWSVSLDTMEPNGCRFSVDMGSRPVKEPIRSPSANVSPV
- the groL gene encoding chaperonin GroEL (60 kDa chaperone family; promotes refolding of misfolded polypeptides especially under stressful conditions; forms two stacked rings of heptamers to form a barrel-shaped 14mer; ends can be capped by GroES; misfolded proteins enter the barrel where they are refolded when GroES binds), which encodes MAAKEVKFGDAGRKKMLAGVNVLADAVKATLGPKGRNVIIEKSFGAPLITKDGVSVAKEIELKDRFENMGAQLVKDVASRANDDAGDGTTTATVLAQAIVNEGLKAVAAGMNPMDLKRGIDKATIAIVAELKKLSKPCTDTKAIAQVGTISANSDNSIGDIIAEAMEKVTKDGVITVEEGSGLENELSVVEGMQFDRGYLSPYFINKPDTMVAELDSPLLLLVDKKISNIREMLPVLEAVAKAGRPLLIVAEDVEGEALATLVVNNMRGIVKVAAVKAPGFGDRRKAMLQDIAVLTGGTVISEEIGLSLETATLEHLGNAKRVILNKENTTIIDGAGVRADIDGRIAQIRQQIGDTSSDYDKEKLQERLAKLSGGVAVIKVGAGSEVEMKEKKARVEDALHATRAAVEEGVVPGGGVALVRSLQAISELRGDNADQDVGIALLRRAVEAPLRQIVANSGDEPSVVVDKVKQGTGNYGYNAASGEYGDMIEMGILDPAKVTRSALQAASSIASLMITTEAMIADVADDKAAGGGMPDMGGMGGMGGMM
- a CDS encoding phosphatase PAP2 family protein yields the protein MSHALERPASRPINFWVYLGIPAVTAIVLILLELTSLDMDIAKLAYDPVAGEFIGRHSFFLEDILHDRAKQAVIAIGVLSFVSFIASFFVSALKPWKRELGCMVLSMALSTSFVTPVKVVTSVQCPWSLKEFGGQETYSELLSSRPQTDKPGRCWPGGHAATGFTLFALFFVFRDRKPRLAKAGLIFAAGLGTVFSIGRMLQGAHFFSHNIWTAVFCWLLCLGAYYFVLYRPAKKKDVAVSGEVVSG
- a CDS encoding co-chaperone GroES — translated: MKLRPLHDRVVIRRSEEETKTAGGIVLPGSAAEKPNRGEILAVGNGRILDNGEVRALAVKVGDKVVFGPYSGSNTVKVDGEDLLVMSENEILAVVEG
- the colR gene encoding two-component system response regulator ColR, with protein sequence MRILLVEDNRDILANLADYLGLKGYTVDCAQDGLSGLHLAATEHYDLIVLDIMLPGIDGYTLCKRLREDARRDTPVIMLTARDQLDDRLQGFRSGADDYLLKPFALSELAARIEAVLRRAQGGGRRTLQVADLIYDLDTLEVTREGRLLKLNPVGLKLLAVLMQKSPHVLRREVLEEALWGDDCPDSDSLRSHVHQLRQVIDKPFPKPLLQTVHGVGYRLAEGRDGV